In one window of Echeneis naucrates chromosome 17, fEcheNa1.1, whole genome shotgun sequence DNA:
- the LOC115057482 gene encoding peptidase inhibitor 15-like, with product MRGVCFMFWAVLLGGISGQALSSTESQLAQQSDVTPVIKPDSSPEVLRVRRKRFISQSDMVAILDYHNKVRASVFPPAANMEYMVWDNNLAQMAEAWAATCMWAHGPAYLLQFYGQNLSVRTGGYQSILQLVKPWYDEVNDYVFPYPHLCNPNCPLLCYGPMCTHYTQMVWASTSRVGCAVQTCNSMIVWGALWTEATFLVCNYSPKGNWIGEAPYRVGVPCSACPSSYGGTCSNNMCLPAVQSNYMYWFK from the exons ATGAGGGGCGTTTGTTTTATGTTCTGGGCAGTCCTGCTGGGAGGAATCAGCGGGCAAGCTTTGAGCTCCACCGAATCCCAGTTGGCGCAACAGTCTGACGTGACTCCTGTGATAAAACCGGACTCGTCTCCCGAAGTCCTGAGAGTCCGGCGGAAAAGGTTCATCAGTCAGAGCGATATGGTGGCCATCCTGGACTATCACAACAAAGTCAGAGCCAGCGTCTTCCCACCAGCTGCAAACATGGAGTACATG GTGTGGGACAATAATCTGGCCCAGATGGCTGAGGCCTGGGCTGCTACATGTATGTGGGCACATGGACCAGCATACCTTTTGCAGTTCTATGGACAGAACCTGTCAGTGAGGACCGGGGG GTACCAGTCCATTCTGCAGCTGGTCAAACCCTGGTACGATGAAGTCAATGACTATGTGTTCCCCTACCCTCACCTGTGCAATCCCAACTGCCCACTGCTCTGCTACGGACCCATGTGTACACACTACACACag atggtGTGGGCCTCCACCAGCAGAGTGGGTTGCGCAGTGCAGACCTGCAACAGCATGATTGTATGGGGAGCTCTGTGGACTGAAGCCACATTTCTCGTCTGCAACTACTCACCGAA AGGAAACTGGATTGGAGAGGCCCCGTATAGAGTGGGGGTTCCCTGTTCAGCCTGTCCTTCCAGCTATGGAGGAACCTGCAGCAACAATATGTGCCTTCCAGCTGTGCAGTCCAACTACATGTACTGGTTCAAGTAA